In Agromyces sp. 3263, a single genomic region encodes these proteins:
- the modB gene encoding molybdate ABC transporter permease subunit, with amino-acid sequence MGRTGRLAWPVAVVAGVALAVLVLPLVALVVRAPWGDLADLMTRESVLQALVLSFTTATLATGACLVLGVPLAALLARAADWPTLPRRALRAAVTVPLVLPPVVGGIALLLLLGRRGLIGGALDEWFGITVPFTTGAVVLAQVFVALPFLVFAVEGALRSADRRTELAAATLGASRWQVFRFVTLPLVAPGVAAGAVLCFTRALGEFGATITFAGSLPGVTRTLPIASYLAMQSDPDEAIALALLLLAVSVIVLLGLRDRWLPGVRA; translated from the coding sequence GTGGGCAGGACGGGCCGGCTCGCCTGGCCGGTCGCCGTGGTGGCGGGCGTCGCGCTCGCCGTGCTCGTGCTGCCGCTCGTGGCGCTGGTCGTGCGCGCCCCGTGGGGCGATCTCGCCGACCTGATGACACGCGAGTCGGTGCTGCAGGCGCTCGTGCTCTCGTTCACCACGGCGACCCTCGCCACGGGCGCGTGCCTCGTGCTCGGGGTTCCGCTCGCCGCGCTCCTCGCACGGGCCGCCGACTGGCCGACGCTTCCTCGTCGGGCGCTTCGCGCGGCGGTCACCGTGCCGTTGGTACTGCCGCCGGTAGTGGGCGGCATCGCCCTGCTGCTCCTGCTCGGACGGCGCGGCCTCATCGGCGGCGCACTCGATGAGTGGTTCGGCATCACGGTGCCCTTCACGACGGGAGCCGTCGTGCTCGCGCAGGTGTTCGTGGCGCTGCCGTTCCTCGTCTTCGCCGTCGAGGGAGCGCTCCGCTCGGCCGACCGGCGCACTGAACTGGCCGCAGCGACGCTCGGCGCGTCCCGGTGGCAGGTGTTCCGCTTCGTCACGCTGCCGCTCGTCGCACCCGGCGTCGCCGCGGGCGCCGTGCTCTGCTTCACCCGGGCGCTCGGCGAGTTCGGCGCCACCATCACGTTCGCCGGATCCCTTCCGGGCGTGACGCGCACGCTGCCCATCGCGAGCTACCTCGCCATGCAGTCGGACCCCGATGAGGCCATCGCGCTCGCGCTGCTGCTGCTCGCCGTATCGGTCATCGTGCTGCTCGGACTCCGCGACCGCTGGCTGCCCGGGGTGCGGGCGTGA
- a CDS encoding arginase family protein: MAPLSHDPLWPRAGGWPALPELEPAASVDLMLLGVPAWRTSLSPTNAHATPAAIREALQRYSPALMPDRRAPEGTAARVGRDLGELRFADAGDIDEPDGVQGEARTIAATAAALERATALVALGGDNSVTVATALGAWGDDLGRAGLVTIDAHYDLRDGVSNGSPVRRLVEAGLDPRRIVQIGIADFANSAAYARRAAELGITVIHRDELHGRRPAEVMAEALEIAGAAGGPVHLDVDVDACDRSVAPACPASVPGGLAAWELRELVRAAASDARVRSADLVEIDATTDAADGRTVRLAALCVLEFAAGLAARGV, from the coding sequence ATGGCGCCCCTCTCGCACGATCCCCTCTGGCCCCGCGCGGGCGGATGGCCCGCACTTCCGGAGCTCGAGCCCGCGGCATCCGTGGATCTCATGCTCCTCGGCGTTCCCGCGTGGCGCACGTCGCTGTCGCCCACGAACGCGCACGCCACCCCGGCGGCGATCCGCGAGGCGCTGCAGCGGTACAGTCCCGCGCTGATGCCCGACCGGCGTGCGCCCGAGGGGACGGCGGCACGTGTCGGCCGGGACCTCGGTGAGCTGCGGTTCGCGGATGCCGGCGACATCGACGAGCCCGACGGCGTGCAGGGCGAGGCGCGCACGATCGCCGCGACGGCGGCCGCGCTCGAACGCGCGACCGCGCTCGTCGCGCTCGGCGGCGACAACTCGGTGACCGTGGCGACCGCGCTCGGCGCGTGGGGCGACGACCTCGGCCGGGCCGGCCTCGTCACGATCGACGCGCACTACGACCTGCGCGACGGCGTCTCGAACGGGTCCCCGGTGCGGCGTCTCGTCGAGGCGGGCCTGGATCCGCGCCGCATCGTGCAGATCGGCATCGCCGACTTCGCGAACTCCGCCGCCTACGCCCGGCGCGCTGCCGAGCTCGGCATCACCGTGATCCACCGTGACGAGCTGCACGGCCGGCGACCCGCCGAGGTCATGGCCGAGGCGCTCGAGATCGCGGGTGCCGCCGGCGGTCCGGTGCACCTCGATGTCGACGTCGATGCCTGCGACCGCTCGGTCGCACCGGCCTGCCCGGCGTCGGTGCCGGGTGGCCTCGCGGCGTGGGAGCTGCGCGAGCTCGTGCGAGCCGCGGCATCCGATGCCCGCGTGCGCAGCGCCGACCTGGTCGAGATCGATGCGACGACGGATGCCGCGGACGGCCGCACCGTGCGGCTCGCCGCGCTGTGCGTGCTCGAGTTCGCGGCGGGGCTCGCGGCGCGCGGGGTGTAG
- the modA gene encoding molybdate ABC transporter substrate-binding protein, with protein sequence MSFRMPRAGVAGAALALGAALVFSGCAAGGGSAASRSSAPGTDAAPTTLTVFAAASLTEAFDALAEDFEAEHPAIEVSLSYGGSVALAQQIVEGAPVDVFASAAEPPMTVVVEAGLADDPVVFATNTLELVTPAGNPAGITGLADLADPDRGIALCDPTVPCGAASDALLAQEGVTASPDTLESDVKSVLTKVVLGEVDAALVYRTDARAAGDAVEGIEVPGAASVVNRYPIAAVGAAADRDVGRAEAAADFVAFVTGEAGQSVLADAGFGAP encoded by the coding sequence ATGAGCTTCCGGATGCCGCGTGCCGGCGTGGCGGGCGCGGCCCTGGCCCTCGGCGCGGCGCTCGTGTTCTCCGGCTGCGCCGCGGGCGGAGGGTCGGCCGCATCGAGGTCGTCGGCCCCCGGGACGGATGCCGCACCGACGACCCTCACCGTCTTCGCCGCCGCGTCGCTCACCGAGGCGTTCGACGCACTCGCCGAGGACTTCGAGGCGGAGCATCCGGCCATCGAGGTCTCGCTGAGCTATGGAGGAAGCGTCGCGCTCGCGCAGCAGATCGTGGAGGGCGCCCCGGTCGACGTGTTCGCCTCGGCGGCCGAGCCGCCGATGACGGTCGTGGTGGAAGCCGGGCTCGCCGACGACCCGGTCGTGTTCGCGACGAACACGCTCGAGCTGGTCACCCCCGCCGGCAATCCGGCCGGGATCACGGGGCTCGCGGACCTCGCCGACCCCGACCGGGGCATCGCGCTCTGCGATCCGACGGTGCCGTGCGGTGCGGCATCCGACGCCCTGCTCGCCCAGGAGGGCGTGACGGCCTCCCCCGACACCCTCGAGTCCGACGTGAAGTCAGTGCTCACGAAGGTGGTGCTCGGCGAGGTCGACGCCGCCCTCGTCTACCGCACCGACGCGCGCGCCGCGGGGGACGCCGTCGAGGGCATCGAGGTGCCGGGCGCGGCATCCGTGGTGAATCGCTACCCGATCGCCGCGGTCGGCGCGGCCGCCGATCGGGATGTGGGGCGCGCCGAGGCCGCGGCCGACTTCGTGGCGTTCGTGACCGGCGAGGCTGGTCAGTCCGTGCTCGCCGACGCCGGGTTCGGAGCCCCCTAG
- a CDS encoding NTP transferase domain-containing protein, with translation MLVVDAVILMGGRATRLDGVAKGDLRVGGRTLLERVVDAASVARNRVVVGEPGVSVLPTGVRVVREEPRFGGPAAAVAAGVAALPTDAGAVLLLAGDQPFVAEAVPILLAALDADRARDQLHDGVRAVDAAGRAQHLTSVIRRSALVAAITATGAAGASLDGVAMRRLLEPLRLLDVQVPEAATMDVDTWADAKAVGATGGEGS, from the coding sequence GTGCTGGTGGTGGACGCGGTGATCCTCATGGGCGGTCGCGCGACCCGTCTCGACGGCGTCGCGAAGGGCGACCTGCGCGTGGGCGGGCGCACCCTGCTCGAGCGGGTGGTGGACGCCGCGTCGGTCGCCAGGAACCGCGTCGTCGTCGGGGAGCCGGGCGTGTCCGTGCTGCCGACCGGCGTGCGGGTGGTGCGGGAGGAGCCGCGGTTCGGCGGTCCCGCGGCGGCGGTCGCCGCGGGCGTGGCGGCGCTGCCGACGGATGCCGGTGCCGTGCTGCTCCTCGCCGGGGACCAGCCGTTCGTGGCCGAGGCCGTGCCGATCCTGCTGGCGGCGCTCGACGCCGACCGCGCGCGCGACCAGCTGCACGACGGCGTGCGAGCGGTGGATGCCGCGGGGCGGGCACAGCACCTCACGAGCGTCATCCGCCGATCGGCCCTCGTCGCCGCGATCACCGCGACCGGCGCCGCCGGCGCCTCGCTCGACGGCGTGGCGATGCGGCGGTTGCTCGAACCGCTGCGGCTGCTCGACGTCCAGGTGCCCGAGGCTGCCACCATGGATGTCGACACGTGGGCCGACGCGAAGGCGGTCGGCGCGACGGGAGGAGAGGGATCATGA
- a CDS encoding heavy metal translocating P-type ATPase: MTRDEPHEHAPDHDHAEHDHAEHAGHDMHATHDAHAGHDLQAGHAHAGHDLHAGHAHAGHDMHAGHAHAGHDMHAGHDMHAGHDMHAGHDHAGHDAHAGHGGHGDHVGQFRRLFWVMLVIAIPTIAFSPMFASILGYSLPDNPIVPWISPVLGTVMFFWGGRPFLTGAWSELKARQPGMMLLIGLAITVAYVASLGASLMLLDHQLDFWWELALLIVIMLLGHWIEMRSIMQASSALDALAALLPDEAERVTDAADGAAATASTTEIVAPSDLRVGDVVIVRPGGRVPADGDVVDGTAAMDESMITGESTTVSRGPGEHVVAGTVATDTAIRVRVSAVGDDTALAGIQRLVAKAQASSSRAQRLADRAAGWLFWFALGAAVITAITWTMLGNPDDAVVRTITVLVIACPHALGLAIPLVVSIATERAARGGVLVTDRLALETMRTVGAVLFDKTGTLTKGEPAVTDALAASGFDPDQVMALAAAAETDSEHPLAKAIVTDAARRGLAVPSASGFTASAAVGVHATVGGRIVQVGGPGLLTREGTAPLAASAGWSERGQTVLHVLVDGELAGAIALADEVRPESKQAVDALHALGVQVVMITGDAEPVARTVAAQLGIDRVYAGVRPEDKAAKVQELQAEGFSVAMVGDGVNDAPALAQADVGIAIGAGTDVAIASAGVILASSDPRSVISVIELSRASYRKMQQNLWWAAGYNLVSVPLAAGVLAPIGFVMPMSVGAILMSLSTVIVAANAQLLRRLDLRPEASTRAVLGRSGGAPDVAPAPRATVAA, from the coding sequence ATGACGCGCGACGAGCCGCACGAGCACGCGCCCGACCACGACCACGCGGAGCACGACCACGCGGAGCATGCAGGGCATGACATGCACGCGACCCATGACGCGCACGCTGGGCATGACCTGCAGGCCGGCCACGCCCACGCCGGGCACGACCTGCACGCCGGCCACGCCCACGCCGGGCACGACATGCACGCCGGCCACGCCCACGCCGGGCACGACATGCACGCCGGGCACGACATGCACGCCGGGCACGACATGCACGCCGGCCACGACCACGCCGGGCACGACGCTCACGCGGGGCACGGCGGACACGGCGACCACGTCGGCCAGTTCCGCCGCCTGTTCTGGGTCATGCTCGTCATCGCGATCCCGACGATCGCGTTCAGTCCGATGTTCGCGTCGATCCTGGGGTACTCGCTGCCCGACAACCCGATCGTCCCGTGGATCTCCCCTGTGCTCGGCACCGTCATGTTCTTCTGGGGCGGCCGACCCTTCCTGACGGGCGCCTGGTCGGAGCTGAAGGCGCGCCAGCCCGGCATGATGCTGCTCATCGGCCTAGCGATCACGGTGGCCTACGTCGCGTCGCTCGGCGCGAGCCTCATGCTGCTCGACCACCAGCTCGACTTCTGGTGGGAGCTCGCCCTCCTCATCGTGATCATGCTGCTCGGCCACTGGATCGAGATGCGGTCGATCATGCAGGCCTCCTCCGCCCTCGACGCGCTCGCGGCGCTGCTGCCCGACGAGGCCGAGCGCGTGACGGATGCCGCTGACGGCGCGGCCGCGACCGCGAGCACCACCGAGATCGTCGCCCCGTCCGACCTCCGCGTCGGCGACGTCGTGATCGTGCGCCCAGGCGGCCGCGTGCCAGCCGACGGCGACGTGGTCGACGGCACCGCCGCGATGGACGAGTCGATGATCACCGGCGAGTCGACGACCGTGAGCCGTGGCCCCGGCGAGCACGTCGTGGCCGGCACGGTCGCGACCGACACCGCGATCCGCGTGCGGGTCTCGGCGGTCGGCGACGACACGGCGCTCGCGGGCATCCAGCGCCTCGTCGCGAAGGCGCAGGCGTCGAGCTCGCGCGCCCAGCGGCTGGCCGACCGGGCCGCCGGCTGGCTGTTCTGGTTCGCGCTCGGCGCCGCCGTGATCACCGCGATCACGTGGACGATGCTCGGCAATCCCGACGATGCGGTCGTGCGCACGATCACCGTGCTCGTGATCGCCTGCCCCCACGCCCTCGGCCTCGCCATCCCGCTCGTCGTGTCGATCGCGACCGAGCGCGCAGCACGCGGCGGCGTGCTCGTCACCGACCGCCTCGCCCTCGAGACGATGCGCACGGTCGGCGCGGTGCTGTTCGACAAGACCGGCACCCTGACGAAGGGCGAGCCCGCGGTCACCGACGCGCTCGCGGCATCCGGATTCGACCCCGACCAGGTCATGGCGCTCGCCGCGGCGGCCGAGACCGACTCCGAGCACCCGCTCGCCAAGGCGATCGTGACGGATGCCGCGCGCCGCGGCCTCGCCGTGCCGTCGGCGTCGGGCTTCACGGCGTCGGCCGCCGTCGGCGTGCACGCCACGGTCGGCGGACGCATCGTGCAGGTCGGCGGCCCCGGGCTGCTCACCCGCGAGGGCACGGCGCCGCTCGCGGCCTCCGCCGGCTGGAGCGAACGCGGCCAGACCGTGCTGCACGTGCTCGTCGACGGCGAGCTCGCCGGGGCGATCGCCCTGGCCGACGAGGTGCGGCCCGAGTCGAAGCAGGCCGTCGACGCGCTGCACGCGCTCGGCGTGCAGGTCGTGATGATCACGGGGGACGCCGAGCCCGTGGCCCGCACGGTCGCCGCACAGCTCGGCATCGACCGGGTCTACGCGGGCGTGCGCCCCGAGGACAAGGCCGCCAAGGTGCAGGAGCTCCAGGCCGAGGGCTTCAGCGTGGCGATGGTCGGCGACGGCGTGAACGATGCGCCCGCACTCGCGCAGGCCGACGTCGGCATCGCGATCGGCGCCGGCACGGATGTCGCGATCGCGTCCGCCGGGGTCATCCTCGCGTCATCCGACCCGCGTTCGGTGATCTCGGTCATCGAGCTGTCGCGGGCGAGCTACCGCAAGATGCAGCAGAACCTGTGGTGGGCGGCCGGCTACAACCTCGTCTCGGTGCCGCTCGCGGCGGGCGTGCTCGCGCCCATCGGCTTCGTCATGCCGATGTCGGTCGGCGCGATCCTCATGTCGCTGTCGACGGTGATCGTGGCGGCCAACGCGCAGCTACTGCGCCGGCTCGACCTGCGCCCCGAGGCGTCGACCCGTGCGGTGCTCGGGCGTTCGGGCGGTGCTCCGGATGTCGCGCCGGCGCCGCGCGCGACCGTCGCCGCCTAG
- a CDS encoding histidine phosphatase family protein: MKTLVLVRHAKSAWDAPGLDDHERPLAERGLRDAPEMGRRLAERGLVPDLIRSSTAIRARTTAKLLAQALGVGADRVELDERLYGAMPEEILDVVRDFDAAAETAMVVAHDPGLSDLAFALSGTIEHMPTCAVAEFTFDVGTWAEAVEADPVETRFDTPR, encoded by the coding sequence ATGAAGACGCTGGTGCTCGTGCGACACGCGAAGTCGGCCTGGGATGCGCCGGGCCTCGACGATCACGAGCGGCCGCTCGCCGAGCGCGGCCTGCGCGATGCGCCCGAGATGGGTCGGCGCCTCGCCGAGCGGGGTCTGGTGCCCGACCTCATCCGGTCGAGCACGGCCATTCGCGCTCGAACCACGGCGAAGCTGCTGGCGCAGGCGCTCGGCGTCGGTGCCGACCGCGTGGAGCTGGACGAGCGGCTCTACGGCGCCATGCCCGAGGAGATCCTCGACGTCGTCCGCGACTTCGACGCCGCCGCCGAGACGGCGATGGTCGTCGCCCATGACCCGGGACTCTCCGACCTCGCCTTCGCGCTGTCGGGCACGATCGAGCACATGCCGACGTGCGCGGTCGCGGAATTCACGTTCGACGTCGGGACCTGGGCGGAGGCCGTCGAGGCGGATCCGGTGGAGACCCGGTTCGACACGCCTCGGTGA
- a CDS encoding DUF222 domain-containing protein, with product MNPSPSDARARLHAELDRIVELERAVRSAQAEQFRSIEIARRLAAEVEGVTDDSSFNDREFATRSFVAELATTLVVHEATAGRLIADATQLCGTFAATLDALSAGTIAVPQVRSLLEVASGLPGDHAGAFEAAALAGVARETPSAFRRRIRRLRERIHPEPSDARHERARDERRVILESDADGMAWLSMYLEAERGVAIMAHLDVLADAVNDSDGDPRTRRQRLVDLAGDLLLGRTVVGAAGRAGADSSPLGVVRPRVYVTVPVLTLLGHSDEPAELDGHGPIPAETARRLAAHAPSFHRILTHPETGASLSYGRTRYRVPADLAGYLRVRDGGCRFPGCSRRAAGCDVDHTLDWAAGGATRHDNLAHLCRKHHRLKHHTGWRVSQLPDGDIRWTSPAGRAHVSTPDRPFPPPDVRDSRAPQHTSERAGVDPARLVERDIEPPWAARRPRSCASDAVPA from the coding sequence ATGAACCCCTCGCCGAGCGACGCACGAGCTCGCTTGCATGCCGAGCTCGACCGCATCGTCGAACTCGAGCGCGCTGTGCGCTCGGCGCAGGCCGAGCAGTTTCGGAGCATCGAGATCGCCCGCCGGCTGGCCGCCGAGGTCGAGGGCGTGACGGATGACTCGTCGTTCAACGATCGCGAGTTCGCGACGCGTTCCTTCGTCGCCGAGCTGGCGACGACGCTCGTCGTGCACGAGGCGACGGCTGGCCGGCTGATCGCCGATGCCACCCAGCTGTGCGGCACGTTCGCCGCCACGCTCGACGCGCTGTCGGCCGGCACGATCGCCGTTCCGCAGGTGCGATCCCTGCTCGAGGTCGCGAGTGGCCTGCCCGGGGATCATGCCGGGGCTTTCGAGGCTGCCGCGCTCGCCGGCGTGGCACGGGAGACGCCGTCGGCCTTCCGTCGCCGCATTCGTCGGCTTCGAGAACGCATCCATCCCGAGCCGTCCGACGCGCGACACGAACGCGCCCGCGACGAGCGTCGCGTCATCCTCGAGTCCGACGCCGACGGCATGGCGTGGCTGAGCATGTACCTCGAGGCCGAGCGCGGGGTGGCGATCATGGCGCACCTCGATGTGCTCGCCGATGCGGTGAACGACTCGGATGGTGACCCCCGCACGCGTCGGCAGCGCCTGGTCGACCTGGCCGGTGATCTCCTGCTCGGCCGCACCGTCGTCGGAGCGGCGGGGCGTGCGGGCGCCGACTCGTCGCCGCTCGGCGTGGTCAGGCCGCGCGTCTACGTCACCGTGCCGGTGCTCACGCTGCTCGGACACAGCGACGAGCCCGCCGAGCTCGATGGGCACGGACCCATCCCCGCCGAGACGGCTCGTCGGCTGGCGGCGCACGCGCCGTCCTTCCATCGCATCCTCACGCACCCCGAAACCGGCGCCTCCCTCTCCTACGGCCGCACCCGCTACCGTGTTCCCGCCGACCTCGCCGGATACCTTCGCGTCCGCGACGGGGGATGCCGATTCCCCGGCTGCTCCCGTCGCGCCGCCGGCTGTGACGTCGACCACACTCTCGACTGGGCGGCGGGGGGCGCCACCCGCCACGACAACCTCGCCCATCTCTGCCGCAAGCACCATCGACTGAAGCACCACACCGGGTGGCGCGTGTCCCAGCTGCCCGACGGCGACATCCGGTGGACGTCTCCGGCTGGTCGCGCGCACGTGTCGACACCCGACCGGCCGTTCCCGCCGCCCGACGTGAGAGATTCGCGGGCGCCGCAGCACACGTCGGAGCGAGCGGGGGTCGACCCTGCCCGGCTCGTCGAGCGTGACATCGAACCGCCGTGGGCCGCGCGTCGACCCCGATCCTGCGCTTCCGACGCGGTCCCAGCATGA
- a CDS encoding molybdopterin molybdotransferase MoeA produces the protein MSRGVDWRQARDAAARAAPTARPELVGLADALGRVLAEDVRTPIQLPHYASSAMDGWAVAGTPPWRIVDRPEPGPGEAVAIVTGGLVPAGAEAILRAEAGRVDGDALEPVGETGRRDVAEHRHIRPAGTEAEAGDTLLAAGALLTPPRVALIAATGADAIVVRWRPRVALVLTGDEVVEAGVPAPGFVRDSFRVAVPAILGGLGADVVAIHRVGDDTEATFAALTADAVDLVVTTGGTGGSHADQVRRAVERLGAEFVVPSVAMRPGGPTFLARGADRLVLGLPGNPLAALLGLLAIGGPLLEAWTGRDPGTATVTVSERLEGRAGTTRLVPVTVDDGVATPTPHAGSAMLRGIAEADVVVVVPESGVATGGVAEALRLPWPS, from the coding sequence GTGAGCCGAGGAGTCGACTGGCGGCAGGCCAGGGACGCCGCCGCCCGCGCGGCACCGACGGCTCGCCCCGAGCTCGTCGGACTCGCCGACGCCCTGGGACGCGTGCTCGCCGAGGACGTGCGCACGCCGATCCAGCTGCCGCACTACGCCTCGTCGGCGATGGACGGCTGGGCCGTGGCCGGCACGCCGCCGTGGCGGATCGTCGACCGCCCGGAGCCGGGACCCGGGGAGGCCGTCGCGATCGTGACCGGCGGCCTCGTGCCCGCCGGTGCCGAGGCGATCCTCCGTGCCGAGGCCGGCCGCGTCGACGGCGACGCGCTCGAACCCGTGGGCGAGACCGGGCGCCGCGACGTGGCCGAGCACCGCCACATCCGCCCGGCCGGCACGGAGGCCGAGGCCGGCGACACGCTGCTCGCCGCGGGCGCCCTCCTGACGCCGCCGCGGGTGGCGCTCATCGCCGCCACGGGCGCCGACGCGATCGTGGTGCGATGGCGCCCGCGCGTCGCACTGGTGCTCACGGGCGACGAGGTCGTCGAGGCCGGAGTGCCGGCACCCGGCTTCGTGCGCGACAGCTTCCGCGTCGCCGTGCCGGCGATCCTGGGCGGGCTCGGTGCCGACGTCGTCGCGATCCACCGCGTCGGTGACGACACCGAGGCGACCTTCGCCGCGCTCACCGCAGACGCGGTCGACCTCGTCGTGACCACCGGCGGCACCGGCGGCTCGCACGCCGACCAGGTGCGGCGGGCCGTCGAGCGGCTCGGCGCCGAGTTCGTGGTGCCGTCGGTCGCGATGCGTCCGGGCGGGCCGACGTTCCTCGCGCGGGGCGCAGACCGCCTCGTGCTGGGGCTTCCTGGCAATCCCCTCGCCGCGTTGCTCGGCCTGCTCGCCATCGGCGGTCCGCTGCTCGAGGCCTGGACCGGCCGCGACCCGGGCACGGCGACCGTCACGGTGTCGGAGCGGCTGGAGGGACGCGCGGGAACCACCCGCCTCGTTCCCGTGACCGTGGACGACGGCGTCGCGACCCCGACCCCGCACGCCGGCTCGGCGATGCTGCGGGGCATCGCCGAGGCCGACGTGGTGGTCGTCGTTCCCGAGTCGGGCGTCGCGACCGGCGGGGTCGCCGAGGCGCTGCGACTCCCCTGGCCGAGCTGA
- a CDS encoding ATP-binding cassette domain-containing protein produces the protein MTERGGSERGGSERGRGRRDAARPDPARPDPARPALHADVAVVRGDLQIAARFDVRPGHPLALIGPNGAGKSSVLAAIAGLVPLRSGRIAIGSRTVDALPPERRRIGVVFQDYVLFPHLTVHDNVAFATRMRGSRAAARSAAEPWLERYGLTSLAGRFPAELSGGQSQRVALARALAAEPEVLLLDEPMSALDVEVRAEMRTELATHVRDFGGATVLVTHSPADAAALADQVMVLESGRVTQRGTLDELRAAPATPYVRRMLAASAD, from the coding sequence GTGACCGAGCGCGGGGGTTCCGAGCGCGGGGGTTCCGAGCGCGGGCGCGGGCGGCGCGATGCCGCTCGGCCGGATCCCGCTCGGCCGGATCCCGCTCGGCCGGCGCTGCACGCCGACGTCGCGGTGGTGCGGGGCGACCTGCAGATCGCGGCGCGGTTCGACGTGCGGCCGGGGCATCCGCTCGCGCTGATCGGACCGAACGGCGCGGGCAAGTCGAGCGTTCTGGCGGCGATCGCCGGCCTCGTTCCACTGCGGTCGGGGCGGATCGCGATCGGGAGCCGCACCGTCGACGCACTGCCACCCGAGCGCCGGCGCATCGGGGTCGTGTTCCAGGACTACGTGCTCTTCCCGCATCTCACGGTGCACGACAACGTCGCGTTCGCGACGCGGATGCGCGGCTCGCGCGCCGCGGCGCGGTCGGCGGCCGAGCCGTGGCTCGAACGGTACGGGCTCACGTCGCTGGCCGGGCGGTTTCCCGCGGAGCTCTCGGGCGGCCAGTCGCAGCGCGTCGCACTCGCGCGGGCGCTCGCCGCCGAGCCCGAGGTACTCCTGCTCGACGAGCCGATGTCGGCGCTCGACGTCGAGGTGCGCGCCGAGATGCGCACGGAGCTGGCCACGCACGTGCGCGACTTCGGCGGTGCCACCGTGCTCGTGACCCACAGTCCGGCGGATGCCGCGGCGCTCGCCGACCAGGTCATGGTGCTCGAGTCGGGACGCGTCACCCAGCGCGGCACGCTCGACGAGCTGCGGGCTGCGCCGGCGACGCCGTACGTGCGGCGGATGCTCGCGGCATCCGCGGACTGA
- a CDS encoding NAD-dependent epimerase/dehydratase family protein: MDLLILGGTQWLGRTLAEEALARGHRVTCLARGEAGEVAAGAELVRADRSAPDAYDEVAGRRWDAVIDVTRQPGFARRAALDLGPSAAHWTFISSGNVYARHDEPGADETAELMPPLESDESDPETYGEAKSAIEQAYREAFGDRLLVIRPGLIVGPGDPSGRGGYWVARAARDDGPMLVPDILDAPVQAIHVDDLVRFTLDAIERRLTGAFNAVGDRVTFEDWLELSRAAAGHEGEVVAVSPEWLADQGVAEWSGPESLPLWIIDPEWQAFLDRSNAAAKAAGLRLRPPEQLLAEILEWERSQGLDRERGAGLSAERERELLSALRG; this comes from the coding sequence ATGGACCTGCTCATCCTCGGCGGCACGCAATGGCTCGGACGCACGCTCGCCGAGGAGGCGCTCGCGCGCGGGCATCGGGTGACGTGCCTCGCGCGCGGCGAGGCCGGTGAGGTCGCCGCGGGCGCCGAGCTCGTGCGCGCCGACCGCTCTGCCCCCGACGCTTACGACGAGGTCGCCGGCCGCCGATGGGATGCGGTGATCGACGTCACCCGCCAGCCCGGGTTCGCGCGTCGCGCGGCCCTCGACCTGGGTCCGTCGGCCGCGCACTGGACCTTCATCTCGTCGGGCAACGTGTACGCCCGGCACGACGAGCCGGGCGCCGACGAGACGGCGGAGCTGATGCCGCCGCTGGAGTCCGACGAGTCCGACCCCGAGACGTACGGCGAGGCGAAGTCCGCGATCGAGCAGGCCTACCGCGAGGCGTTCGGCGACCGGCTGCTCGTCATCCGCCCCGGGCTCATCGTGGGGCCGGGCGACCCCTCGGGCCGGGGCGGCTACTGGGTCGCGCGGGCGGCTCGCGACGACGGGCCGATGCTCGTGCCCGACATCCTCGACGCGCCGGTGCAGGCCATCCACGTCGACGACCTCGTGCGCTTCACGCTCGACGCGATCGAGCGGCGTCTCACCGGGGCGTTCAATGCGGTGGGCGATCGCGTGACCTTCGAGGACTGGCTTGAGCTGTCGCGCGCCGCCGCGGGCCACGAGGGCGAGGTCGTCGCCGTGTCGCCCGAGTGGCTCGCCGACCAGGGCGTCGCCGAGTGGTCGGGTCCCGAGTCGCTGCCGCTCTGGATCATCGATCCCGAGTGGCAGGCCTTCCTCGATCGTTCGAACGCGGCGGCGAAGGCGGCCGGCCTGCGGTTGCGGCCGCCCGAGCAGCTCCTCGCCGAGATCCTCGAGTGGGAGCGGAGCCAGGGCCTCGACCGCGAGCGCGGCGCCGGACTGTCGGCCGAGCGGGAGCGCGAGCTGCTGTCGGCGCTGCGCGGCTGA
- a CDS encoding DUF6457 domain-containing protein, giving the protein MSVSDEEFDRVLEAWAEKVRAELAIPDAPLDLQQVLGVAGVAAHAVMRPAAPITTYLAGYAAGVAAAGGADPEAAARDVLDRVRRLAAAK; this is encoded by the coding sequence ATGAGCGTCTCCGACGAGGAGTTCGACCGGGTGCTCGAGGCGTGGGCCGAGAAGGTGCGCGCCGAGCTCGCCATTCCGGATGCGCCGCTCGACCTCCAGCAGGTGCTCGGCGTCGCCGGGGTGGCGGCGCACGCGGTGATGCGGCCGGCTGCCCCGATCACGACGTACCTGGCCGGGTACGCGGCCGGCGTGGCCGCAGCCGGCGGTGCCGATCCCGAGGCGGCGGCTCGCGACGTGCTCGACCGCGTGCGCCGCCTGGCCGCCGCCAAGTGA